A stretch of the Malus sylvestris chromosome 10, drMalSylv7.2, whole genome shotgun sequence genome encodes the following:
- the LOC126587117 gene encoding uncharacterized protein LOC126587117, whose translation MPANHSLPVSQEQLTEQPGLRRRLSSLSLKLQPISSPATSWALSRSKSVSAMGEYAGGSIKKWWVQSWAWIMSRKPIFAQDLEMNEEETKVLGSDNRGSWRHVFYKVRSELKKLVGSDVGSLPQTYRYNFDDGRTKTKKVYG comes from the coding sequence ATGCCCGCAAATCATTCACTTCCAGTTTCTCAGGAACAATTAACAGAGCAGCCCGGGCTGCGCAGGCGGCTGTCGTCTCTGTCCCTGAAGCTCCAGCCCATCTCTTCACCTGCAACCTCATGGGCACTAAGCCGGTCGAAATCGGTTTCCGCCATGGGAGAGTACGCCGGAGGATCCATTAAAAAATGGTGGGTCCAGAGCTGGGCATGGATCATGTCCAGGAAACCCATTTTTGCCCAGGATCTGGAGATGAACGAGGAAGAAACCAAAGTGCTTGGATCCGACAACAGAGGAAGCTGGAGGCATGTGTTCTACAAAGTCCGGTCGGAGCTCAAGAAACTCGTGGGCTCTGATGTCGGAAGCCTGCCACAAACTTACAGGTACAATTTTGACGATGGGAGGACCAAAACCAAGAAAGTTTACGGCTGA